From a region of the Mycobacteroides saopaulense genome:
- the rimI gene encoding ribosomal protein S18-alanine N-acetyltransferase: MTIALKPLRRRDAGRCAELEAILFAGDDPWPESAFRAELASAHIFYLSARDGHTLVGYGGISRLGRHEPEYEIHTIGVDPAYQKQGIGRRLLDALLAHADSDPGPVFLEVRTDNEAAIALYHGTGFETVGVRKRYYPGSGADAFTMKRPAQGSVK; encoded by the coding sequence ATGACGATCGCGCTGAAGCCGCTTCGACGGCGCGATGCCGGTCGGTGCGCCGAACTCGAGGCGATCCTGTTCGCCGGTGACGATCCGTGGCCCGAGTCGGCCTTTCGCGCCGAGCTGGCGTCGGCGCACATCTTCTACCTGTCGGCGAGGGACGGACACACGCTCGTGGGGTACGGCGGCATCTCCCGGTTGGGGCGTCACGAACCGGAGTACGAGATCCACACCATCGGCGTGGATCCCGCATATCAGAAACAGGGCATCGGACGGCGCCTGCTGGATGCGTTGCTCGCGCACGCAGACAGCGATCCGGGGCCGGTGTTCCTGGAGGTGCGCACCGACAACGAGGCGGCGATCGCGCTGTACCACGGCACCGGATTCGAGACGGTCGGCGTGCGTAAGCGCTACTACCCGGGCAGCGGAGCCGACGCCTTCACCATGAAACGCCCTGCACAGGGCTCCGTGAAATAG
- the tsaB gene encoding tRNA (adenosine(37)-N6)-threonylcarbamoyltransferase complex dimerization subunit type 1 TsaB, which yields MSVILALDTATPAITAGLVRRAPDGSVQTLSERITMGAKGHAEALTPNIAAACAEAGVTVGELGAIVVGCGPGPFTGLRVGMATASAMGLALDVPVYPVCTLDAIGYDTTGSVLVVTDARRREVYWAGYRDGARIGGPAVDAPADVSVSGYSYVAGSPDHTTLFDLPALDRQYPSPSRLVRVVDWDQPPGTLTPLYLRRPDAKEPRR from the coding sequence GTGAGCGTGATACTTGCCCTGGACACGGCTACACCCGCCATCACCGCGGGTTTGGTGAGGCGTGCGCCGGATGGATCGGTGCAGACACTGTCTGAACGAATCACCATGGGCGCCAAGGGGCATGCCGAGGCTCTCACGCCCAATATCGCAGCGGCATGTGCCGAGGCGGGCGTCACGGTTGGTGAGCTTGGTGCGATCGTGGTCGGCTGTGGCCCCGGCCCGTTCACCGGGCTGCGGGTCGGGATGGCGACCGCGTCGGCCATGGGACTGGCACTCGACGTTCCGGTGTACCCGGTGTGCACCCTCGACGCCATCGGCTACGACACCACGGGCAGTGTCCTCGTCGTCACCGACGCCCGCCGGCGTGAGGTGTATTGGGCGGGCTATCGCGACGGTGCGCGCATCGGCGGCCCCGCCGTCGACGCACCCGCGGACGTGTCGGTCTCGGGTTACTCCTATGTGGCCGGATCGCCGGACCACACAACTCTTTTCGATTTGCCGGCGCTCGATCGCCAGTACCCGTCCCCATCCCGGTTGGTGCGCGTGGTCGACTGGGATCAGCCCCCGGGGACTCTGACGCCGCTGTATCTGCGTCGTCCCGACGCCAAAGAACCCCGCCGATGA
- the tsaE gene encoding tRNA (adenosine(37)-N6)-threonylcarbamoyltransferase complex ATPase subunit type 1 TsaE, with product MIDESGRIALPTLQDTLDFGARIGHDLAAGDVVVLDGPLGAGKTALTKGIALGMDVDGPITSPSYVLARVHEARRPGAPALVHVDVYRLLEHHGADLLGELDSLDLDTDLDDSVVVVEWGEGLAERLSEHHLDIRLQRAPDSDERTATWHWSRKP from the coding sequence GTGATCGATGAGTCGGGACGCATCGCATTGCCCACGCTGCAGGACACACTGGATTTCGGGGCGCGGATCGGGCATGACCTCGCCGCGGGCGACGTCGTCGTGCTCGATGGTCCGCTGGGGGCAGGAAAGACCGCATTGACCAAGGGAATTGCGTTGGGCATGGATGTCGACGGCCCCATCACCTCGCCGTCGTACGTGCTGGCGCGCGTCCACGAGGCACGGCGCCCGGGTGCACCGGCACTGGTGCATGTGGACGTCTACCGGCTGCTGGAACATCACGGTGCCGACCTGCTCGGCGAGCTCGACTCGCTGGATCTCGATACCGACCTGGACGATTCGGTGGTGGTCGTGGAGTGGGGCGAGGGGTTGGCGGAGCGGTTGTCGGAACACCATCTGGACATCCGGCTGCAACGTGCACCCGACTCCGACGAACGCACCGCAACCTGGCATTGGAGTCGTAAGCCGTGA
- a CDS encoding alpha/beta fold hydrolase, translating into MSNKSNAWLAGVAGLGAVVTVAGVGTARSIGRRRLDDPYRDEDFDLLETDRGSIVMTDDGVPLAVREVGPSKAPLTVVFVHGFCLQMASFHFQRRELASRWGDNVRMVFYDQRGHGRSGRPSPKSCTIRQLGDDLESVLRVLVPRGNAVLVGHSMGGMTILAHAGRHPEQYGRRIVGVGLIASAAEGLSHTAIGEGLRNPALRVLRAAVHYAPGPAHHGRGAVKSLVGPVLQAASYGGNRVSPTLVRFSERMIHQTPVTTIVDFLRALEEHDETAALQTIAPLPSLVVCGDTDMLTPQAQSESMAAQLGLSGLDELILVRESGHLVQLEHPGIVNDGIDRLVRRSTPTLFAAIKQRLRDRTGL; encoded by the coding sequence TTGAGCAATAAGTCGAACGCCTGGCTGGCGGGCGTGGCGGGGCTGGGCGCTGTGGTCACGGTGGCCGGTGTCGGTACCGCGCGTTCGATCGGCAGGCGCAGACTCGATGACCCCTATCGCGACGAGGACTTCGACCTGCTGGAGACCGATCGCGGCAGCATTGTGATGACAGATGACGGTGTGCCGCTGGCGGTTCGCGAGGTAGGTCCGTCGAAAGCGCCGCTGACCGTCGTATTCGTGCACGGCTTCTGTCTGCAGATGGCGTCCTTTCACTTCCAGCGTCGTGAACTCGCGAGCCGTTGGGGCGACAACGTCCGCATGGTTTTCTATGACCAACGCGGACACGGACGTTCGGGCAGGCCGTCCCCGAAGTCGTGCACCATCAGGCAGCTCGGCGACGACCTCGAATCGGTGTTGCGTGTGTTGGTGCCCCGCGGCAACGCGGTCCTCGTGGGGCATTCGATGGGCGGCATGACCATCCTTGCGCACGCCGGACGTCATCCCGAACAGTATGGCCGCAGAATTGTCGGAGTCGGGTTGATCGCCAGTGCGGCCGAGGGCCTTTCGCATACCGCGATCGGCGAGGGCCTGCGCAACCCCGCACTGCGCGTGCTGCGCGCGGCGGTACATTACGCGCCTGGCCCGGCCCACCATGGCCGCGGCGCGGTCAAATCGCTGGTGGGCCCGGTGTTGCAGGCCGCGTCGTACGGGGGTAACCGGGTGAGCCCCACGCTGGTGCGGTTCAGCGAGCGGATGATTCACCAGACTCCCGTCACCACTATCGTGGATTTCCTTCGTGCGCTGGAGGAGCACGACGAGACCGCGGCGCTGCAGACCATCGCGCCACTGCCCAGCCTGGTGGTGTGCGGTGACACCGACATGCTGACCCCGCAGGCTCAATCGGAGTCCATGGCAGCGCAATTGGGACTCAGCGGACTGGACGAGCTGATCCTGGTGCGCGAATCGGGGCATCTGGTGCAACTGGAACATCCCGGAATCGTCAACGACGGCATCGATCGTCTTGTCAGGCGCTCGACCCCAACACTTTTCGCTGCCATCAAACAGCGTCTGCGTGATCGGACCGGACTGTGA
- the alr gene encoding alanine racemase encodes MGPVTTTSTATGGLPPNTGEATAQAVVDLGAIAHNVQLLRGHAGSARLMVVVKADGYGHGAVPVARAALAAGADELGVTTLTEALRIRAAGIDAPLLAWLHAPGADYAAALNADVEVAVSSREQFGELLDAARSTGRQAITSVKVDTGLNRNGVPAEYTRDLFEVLAKAQAEESIRVRGIMSHFAYADQPGNPTIDMQIGRFNEALETARSFGLRYELAHLSNSAATLTRPDVRYDMVRPGIAVYGVNPMPGEVETDLIPAMSLTCAVSSVKPVRAGEGVSYGHIWTAPCDTNAALIGIGYADGVTRALGNRFEVSINGRRYPNVGRVCMDQFVVDLGDNEAGVRAGDVATLFGPGTAGEPTAQDWAELLDTIAYEVVTGPRGRVVRTYRDSRAVEQ; translated from the coding sequence ATGGGGCCGGTGACCACAACTTCGACGGCAACAGGCGGCCTCCCGCCGAACACGGGTGAGGCGACCGCGCAGGCGGTCGTCGACCTCGGTGCCATCGCGCACAACGTTCAATTGCTTCGTGGGCACGCCGGCTCGGCGCGGCTGATGGTGGTCGTCAAGGCCGACGGCTATGGGCACGGCGCGGTGCCGGTCGCGCGTGCCGCGCTCGCCGCGGGAGCCGACGAGCTCGGGGTTACCACATTGACCGAGGCGCTACGGATTCGCGCCGCCGGTATCGACGCGCCGCTGCTCGCCTGGTTGCACGCGCCGGGAGCCGACTACGCCGCCGCGCTCAACGCGGATGTCGAGGTGGCGGTGTCCTCGCGCGAGCAGTTCGGTGAGTTATTGGATGCGGCGCGATCCACCGGCAGGCAGGCGATCACGTCCGTCAAGGTGGACACCGGGCTCAATCGCAACGGCGTGCCGGCCGAGTACACCCGCGACCTCTTCGAGGTGTTGGCCAAGGCGCAGGCCGAGGAGTCGATCCGGGTGCGCGGCATCATGTCCCACTTCGCGTATGCGGATCAGCCGGGTAACCCCACCATCGATATGCAGATCGGCCGGTTCAACGAGGCGCTGGAGACGGCGCGCAGCTTCGGATTGCGTTATGAGCTTGCGCACCTGTCGAATTCAGCAGCCACCTTGACCCGTCCCGATGTGCGGTACGACATGGTGCGTCCGGGTATCGCGGTGTACGGCGTCAATCCGATGCCGGGGGAGGTCGAAACCGATCTCATCCCGGCGATGTCGCTGACGTGCGCGGTGTCCTCGGTCAAACCGGTCCGTGCCGGTGAAGGTGTGTCCTACGGCCATATCTGGACGGCGCCGTGCGATACCAACGCGGCACTCATCGGAATCGGGTACGCCGATGGAGTGACCCGCGCATTGGGGAATCGCTTTGAGGTCTCGATCAATGGACGCCGCTACCCGAACGTCGGGCGGGTGTGCATGGACCAGTTCGTGGTCGACCTGGGTGACAACGAGGCCGGGGTGCGGGCGGGCGATGTCGCAACGCTTTTCGGTCCGGGCACAGCGGGCGAGCCCACCGCGCAGGACTGGGCCGAGCTGCTCGACACCATCGCCTATGAGGTGGTCACCGGCCCACGCGGCAGGGTGGTGCGGACGTATCGGGATTCCAGGGCCGTTGAGCAATAA
- a CDS encoding glutamate decarboxylase: MSNSRDQFRLSAHAGKINASSFSPAYTGRLSTAPVPALRLPDEPMDPQAAYRFIHDELMLDGSSRLNLATFVTTWMDPEAEKLMAETFDKNMIDKDEYPATAAIESRCVAIVADLFHADDLSAEDPSSAVGVSTIGSSEAVMLAGLALKWRWRAKVGDGWKGRTPNLVMGSNVQVVWEKFCRYFDVEPRYLPMARDRYVITPEQVLGAVDEDTIGVVGILGTTFTGELEPIAEICAALDALAATPGKPDVPVHVDAASGGFVVPFLHPELHWDFRLPRVVSINVSGHKYGLTYPGIGFVVWRSKEHLPEDLVFRVNYLGGDMPTFTLNFSRPGNQVVGQYYNFLRLGRAGYAQVMRCLSETARWFGDELNKSEHFEVITDGSEIPVVSFRLKGERPYTEFDISHSLRAFGWQVPAYTMPDDVTDIAVLRVVVREGFSTDLARALRDDLVTVLKGLDELKPNGHFDAVQPFAH, from the coding sequence ATGTCGAATTCCCGCGATCAGTTCAGGCTCTCGGCGCACGCCGGCAAGATCAACGCCTCGTCTTTCAGTCCCGCCTATACCGGCCGGTTGTCGACGGCCCCTGTCCCGGCGTTGCGTCTCCCCGATGAGCCGATGGACCCGCAGGCCGCCTACCGGTTCATTCACGACGAGCTCATGCTCGACGGCAGTTCGCGGCTGAACCTGGCCACCTTCGTCACCACGTGGATGGATCCCGAGGCCGAAAAGCTGATGGCCGAGACGTTCGACAAGAACATGATCGACAAGGACGAGTATCCGGCGACGGCCGCGATCGAATCGCGGTGCGTGGCCATAGTGGCCGACCTGTTCCACGCCGACGACCTGTCTGCCGAGGACCCTTCGTCGGCAGTCGGGGTGTCGACCATCGGATCCAGCGAGGCGGTGATGCTTGCCGGGTTGGCCCTCAAGTGGCGCTGGCGCGCCAAGGTGGGTGACGGCTGGAAGGGGCGCACACCCAATCTGGTGATGGGGTCCAACGTGCAGGTGGTCTGGGAGAAGTTCTGCCGGTACTTCGATGTCGAGCCGCGTTACCTGCCGATGGCCAGGGATCGGTATGTCATCACCCCCGAGCAGGTGCTCGGCGCCGTGGACGAGGACACCATCGGGGTTGTCGGCATCCTGGGCACCACCTTCACCGGTGAGCTGGAGCCGATCGCCGAGATCTGCGCCGCCCTGGACGCGTTGGCGGCCACGCCTGGCAAGCCCGACGTCCCGGTGCACGTCGATGCGGCCAGCGGGGGATTCGTGGTGCCGTTCCTGCATCCCGAACTGCATTGGGATTTCCGGCTGCCACGGGTGGTGTCGATCAACGTCAGCGGGCACAAATACGGGCTGACCTATCCGGGCATCGGTTTCGTGGTGTGGCGCAGTAAGGAACACCTGCCCGAAGACCTGGTGTTCCGGGTGAACTACCTCGGCGGTGACATGCCGACGTTCACGCTGAACTTCTCCCGGCCGGGTAACCAGGTCGTCGGTCAGTACTACAACTTCCTGCGACTGGGCCGAGCCGGATACGCGCAGGTGATGCGTTGTCTATCGGAGACCGCCCGCTGGTTCGGCGATGAGCTGAACAAGAGTGAGCATTTCGAGGTGATCACCGATGGCTCGGAGATCCCGGTGGTGTCGTTCCGGCTGAAGGGCGAACGCCCGTACACCGAGTTCGACATCTCGCATTCGCTGCGAGCCTTCGGCTGGCAGGTTCCGGCCTACACCATGCCCGATGACGTGACCGATATCGCAGTGCTGCGTGTGGTGGTGCGCGAAGGTTTTTCGACCGATCTGGCCAGGGCGCTGCGCGATGACCTTGTCACCGTGCTGAAGGGTCTTGACGAACTGAAGCCGAATGGGCACTTCGACGCGGTGCAGCCGTTCGCCCACTGA
- a CDS encoding NAD(P)H-hydrate dehydratase has translation MRYYYSAEQIREAEAPLLASLPDGALMRRAAYGLATVVADELSRRAGVVSGRGVCAIVGSGDNGGDALWALTFLRRRGVSVSAVLLNPDRAHHSGLRAFRKAGGRVVSAVPDDIDLVLDGVVGISGIGPLRPGAAEIAKQITAEGIPVIAVDIPSGVDVHTGAVDGPAFRAEVTVTFGGYKPVHALGDCGDVRLIDIGLDLPAATIRELEAADVTAAWPVPGPADDKYTQGVTGVLAGSSTYPGAAVLCSGAAVAATSGMVRYAGTAAAEVVSHWPETIATQTEEAAGRVQAWVIGPGYGTAERQTRTLRRVLSGGLPVLVDADALTILAEHPDLTDLVATRDAPTVLTPHAGEYARLAGTAPGSDRIGAARSLAARLNATVLLKGNVTVIAQPDGTAYVNRAHGSWAATAGSGDVLSGVIGALLATGIPSDRAAAMGAYVHARAAAAAAADPGPGKAPISASRLLGHLRWAIAEIG, from the coding sequence ATGCGCTATTACTACAGCGCCGAACAGATCCGGGAGGCCGAGGCGCCGTTGCTGGCCTCGCTGCCGGATGGGGCGTTGATGCGGCGCGCGGCGTACGGATTGGCCACGGTTGTCGCCGATGAGCTGTCGCGCCGGGCCGGCGTGGTGTCCGGGCGGGGCGTCTGTGCCATCGTGGGTTCGGGAGACAACGGGGGAGACGCCCTGTGGGCCTTGACATTCCTGCGTCGCCGCGGAGTCTCGGTGAGCGCCGTGTTGTTGAATCCCGATCGCGCGCACCATTCGGGTCTACGGGCCTTCCGTAAGGCCGGCGGCCGGGTGGTGTCCGCCGTGCCGGACGACATCGACCTCGTCCTGGATGGAGTCGTGGGCATTTCGGGCATCGGGCCCTTGCGCCCGGGAGCCGCCGAGATCGCCAAGCAGATCACCGCCGAGGGCATCCCCGTGATCGCGGTGGACATTCCCAGCGGCGTCGACGTTCACACCGGAGCGGTGGACGGTCCGGCGTTTCGTGCCGAGGTCACGGTGACATTCGGCGGGTACAAACCGGTACACGCTCTGGGCGACTGCGGTGACGTCAGGCTGATCGACATCGGACTGGACCTACCCGCGGCGACGATCCGGGAACTCGAGGCCGCCGACGTGACGGCCGCTTGGCCCGTCCCCGGACCAGCCGACGACAAGTACACCCAGGGCGTCACCGGTGTGCTGGCCGGATCGAGCACCTACCCGGGCGCGGCGGTGTTGTGCTCCGGCGCCGCCGTAGCCGCCACCTCGGGGATGGTGCGCTATGCCGGAACTGCTGCCGCGGAGGTGGTTTCGCACTGGCCGGAGACCATTGCCACACAGACGGAAGAGGCCGCCGGTCGGGTGCAGGCCTGGGTGATCGGTCCCGGGTACGGAACCGCCGAGCGCCAGACGCGAACTCTGCGGCGGGTGCTCTCCGGCGGCCTGCCTGTTCTCGTCGACGCCGATGCCCTGACGATTCTGGCCGAGCATCCCGATCTGACCGACCTGGTGGCAACGCGCGACGCACCGACGGTCTTGACGCCGCACGCCGGTGAGTACGCGCGACTGGCGGGCACTGCGCCGGGTTCCGACCGGATCGGTGCCGCGCGGTCGCTGGCCGCTCGGTTGAACGCCACGGTGCTCCTCAAGGGCAACGTCACCGTCATCGCGCAGCCGGACGGAACCGCGTATGTGAATCGGGCACATGGATCGTGGGCCGCGACCGCGGGTTCTGGCGACGTGCTCTCGGGTGTGATCGGTGCTCTGTTGGCGACCGGCATTCCTTCGGACCGGGCCGCGGCCATGGGCGCTTACGTGCACGCCCGCGCGGCCGCAGCCGCGGCGGCTGATCCCGGTCCGGGTAAAGCCCCCATTTCGGCTTCCCGTCTTCTTGGACATCTGCGGTGGGCGATCGCCGAAATAGGGTGA
- a CDS encoding alpha/beta fold hydrolase has product MNSVAIPEHRVGKRWAAERLGYFTDDAAFGRFVRAYLRGMDELPAVGSIADVDTRLGTVRAYRFGSAPGTPLVLLPGRNASTPMWRANLVSLIARRSVYTLDLLGEAGMSVQHKVIADAADQAAWLEDALDGLGLDRVHLLGLSIGGWNAVNYAIRYPDRLASVTLLDPAMTFARITWKMIVVSLGSVIPAMPQWIRNRLLGWISGGAPVDGCAPEAALISSGMRDFAMFLPTPRPFDDAQLRGLRVPVLVVIAGRSIVYHPGRAAARARALVPQARVETWSDASHALNGEFPERISVVTHEFLDAVEAA; this is encoded by the coding sequence ATGAACTCCGTGGCGATACCTGAGCATCGCGTCGGAAAGCGCTGGGCTGCTGAGAGGCTGGGGTATTTCACCGACGATGCGGCGTTCGGCAGGTTCGTGCGGGCATATCTGCGCGGCATGGACGAGCTACCCGCGGTGGGCTCGATCGCCGATGTCGACACGCGACTCGGCACCGTGCGGGCGTACAGATTCGGGTCGGCGCCGGGGACTCCGTTGGTGCTGCTTCCCGGTCGGAACGCCTCCACTCCGATGTGGCGCGCCAACCTGGTATCGCTGATCGCGCGGCGTAGCGTCTATACCTTGGACCTGCTCGGGGAGGCCGGGATGAGTGTGCAGCACAAGGTGATCGCCGATGCTGCGGATCAAGCCGCCTGGCTTGAGGACGCCCTAGATGGGCTTGGGCTCGATCGCGTGCACCTACTCGGCTTGTCGATCGGTGGTTGGAATGCCGTGAACTACGCCATCCGCTATCCGGACCGGCTCGCCTCGGTGACCTTGCTCGATCCGGCGATGACGTTCGCGCGGATCACCTGGAAGATGATTGTGGTGTCGCTGGGCTCGGTGATTCCCGCCATGCCGCAGTGGATCCGGAATCGCTTGTTGGGCTGGATATCGGGGGGTGCGCCGGTCGATGGCTGCGCGCCCGAGGCCGCACTGATCTCCTCCGGTATGCGGGATTTTGCGATGTTTCTGCCCACACCGCGTCCGTTCGACGATGCGCAGTTGCGCGGGCTGCGGGTACCGGTACTCGTCGTGATCGCCGGGCGCAGCATCGTCTATCACCCCGGGCGGGCGGCCGCGCGGGCGCGAGCCCTCGTGCCGCAGGCGCGGGTCGAGACATGGAGCGATGCGTCGCACGCGCTCAACGGTGAATTCCCGGAAAGGATTTCAGTGGTGACCCATGAATTCCTGGATGCGGTGGAGGCGGCCTGA